The genomic region TGGGGAGACTAATCTAAAATAATGAAGAATGTACACCTGTTTTTATATTAACTTCCCCGCCTCCGTCATTACTCTCTAGCAGCTGAGACGTCTCATCAGATccatgtgtgaaagagaaataatattattatcaaCATTTCAATGGTGATTTTTCAGCATTAGCTTTTGCAAAGTCTCTGAAAGGATCAGTTgccttttatttattacttgAAATCTCTTCAGGTTATTGCTGTATTCTTAAATCCATTTCTAACAGGACAACACATTGAAATGTTTCCGTTTAATCAAATGGTGTTTTCgctgttttaattttatctcACTCTCTTGTTTGTAATGTTTAGAAATATTCTGCTGTAGCAATAAAAGATTGTGGTAATTACTACCAAGTGTCTACTATGTGTTGTGTCTGGTGCCTTACGGGGAAACTGTGACTAAAACAAATGCGCTAAGTGTTTCTGTTAATGctgagtttttttgtttgccaGAGGTGGATTGATGGAAAGAAAAAAtgatttcacattaaaattaaatggttttttttttgtttctccttgATCAATCAGATGTCTGCCTTATTTTTGAGTTTAAGAGATTCATTCACTTTCCTTAATAACAGGATCACTTGTGCTGGCAGCAGAATTTCCTTTGTCGTGAGGTGGGGGTTGGCTGTGTCGTGTCCTCGCTGACTTATGGAAATAgccaaaaccattttttcttttacacgGGTGACCTTTGGGTAGCAGATGGTGACCTTTTCCCCGCTGGCCATCCATGGGGTGTCCAGGCATTCCTTCACACAAGTGGCCATGTGGAGAAAAGGCCCAAATGACCATCTGCCTCTGGTGTCCATAACAATGGGCCCCACCCTCCTAAAGTGTGCTGGGGGTGGTTGGCCTTTGTGCTGACCAGGAGGTGGGGAAGGGAAGGGTTATATTACAGGGTGGGTGTGGAGGTTTAATAGTTTTATTTGGGGTAGTGGGAGAGGAAATCTAAAGTACAACAGCCATAAACACAAGCAACATAGAGGATCAATACATCCAAATAAACAGCAGAACTAAAATGCCTTATATGTGAATGAGTGCTTTGGTTGAATAATTATTACTGTttgcatcttttaaaaaaacagtgcgtcagatttagggggatttagtgacatctagtcgTGACGATTGCaggttgcaaccagctgaaacttctcctgattagaattccttcagtgttcattgttcagcaggtttttaacaggagccaaattatctgcagaggtttcctcctctccagaacaaccagacccagtgattaaaaccagtaaagacactgaattaagcagtttcacgttataaatcagtgttcCTCCGATGCTGTTCATTACGTCAGAGACATGCAGCACCTGCTACTGTGCagccagatgttcaggaggtttttaccagttgctgaattttccacagaggtctccttctctccaaaacaaaccgaccaggtgattaaaaccagtaaaaaacacttattaaagcagtttcatgttataaatcagtgtttctccgatgctgttcaTTATGTCGGAGACAtgcagcacctgctaatgtgcatttttttctctgataacctaagatccagatgttcaggaggtttttaccagttGCCGAATTTTccacagaggtttcttcctctccaaatcaaacagacccagtgatttatactggtaaaaacacagaataaaacagtttcacattataaaACCTGGATcttttcaacacattttcacccCGACCTCAATATTTGCTTTAGCTCGACTTGGACTTTCCAagtgcattgtctgttttaaaaatacacttccatttttgcaggaaatgtacagtttgcttaaagtctctttcaaaataaatgcactacatcggtacaataCCGATTTTTCTTCAACGTcaaacgcatgtggttaggtttaggaaaaagaacagggtttggctttacaatcttatgggaggcaaacaccggcctccatATTCCATtgctgccagtatatccccttACATCCAGCACATTGAACCTTTAAGGCTACAGCTTACTAAGACGCCATTTGCGTAAATAATCAGCATGAATAAAATGCTCAAAGCTACAAATTCAGATAACTTCTTAATAATTTTTGGTGTAATATTTCACTTTAAACTTTTAGACCTGTGTTTCTCTCAGACTATATGCACCCCAAGTATCAAATTAATGAAACTTAATTAAGCTCAGTTTTGGATTTGCAAGTCCTAATGTCAGCCTCCCCCCTGCAGTTTTTCCATTCAGCGTCTTCTAATTTGAACAGCGTGATAAAGGCCTGATCAAGAAGCCACAATCATGCAGATTGATATCATTCCATTCCTAAGTAGCAACATTTACATCATAGATTTATTTCAGCGTGTGGTCATACACTGTATAGCTCTAATACATGCAGCAACATTAGTGTAATTGACACGATCACTGCACCGGTGAAAGCTTCATTCACTGATGATGCACTGAGCAGCTTGTAGTGTACATCTTTAGGAGAATTTAAGTGAGGTAATGGGTGGGGAAACTGTGATCCCATGGGATGCTTTGGACCCATGGGATACTTTGATTATTGATTTCTTGAGTGGCAATGTAGACATGAATTCACTGGAACATAATGTGAGATAATCTGTTCCAAATGCAAAACTAACACACTTAATATTGGTTGTCCTTGGCATTATTGaggcatttaaaaatgtaaatgcgaTGTTTGCTCTGTCTTCTGTGCTTGAACACAGTCCCTTCGCTGCTGTAGTATTACAAGCAAACATTAGCCCCAAGTGGGAGTAAACATTAGTAGGATTTGGTTTGGGCGCATGTCAGTGATAATGGCTGCTTTGACTATGAAAAGAGACACAGTGAAAAGAGAAAAGTTGAGTAAAAGTCCTGGGGGGGTCGAGGATCTCCAAAGGCTGATTTGCAGGTGAAATAGATGGCACACTCTGCTTTGTGGCCATTGTCCTGCTCTGCGGCCAGATGGCCTCTTGAAATTCTTTAGAGATGAAACCCCAACACTGTGGGAGTGAGCACGCCTCTGTGGGATTTGGCCTCTCTAATGGGCTAATTTGGCAGTTACAGCTCATATTAACGGATATAATTTCAAGCCTGACAGCACAGTCCTTATGATTTCGATTATGAAACATCTCATAATACAAGCCAGAAAATGCAATTactctaaaacattttttcttctttcgaTTGCCAAACTTGCAACttggattgatttttttctacaactttAGAGGCGCACTCGTTATAAGCTTACTCATCTGTGGCTGACTCAAGCTCAGCATCAAACCACAGATGCACTTCTTCACAAAACTGCAGTCATACTGAAAATCTAAACATTTGAAATTCTGGTCACAAATCGCTATAATTACAGAACTCCGGGGTCAGTTTTCTAATGTTATTACAGCAGCTCTTAGATGAAGTGTTTGTCGCTCTcatttgtttgtgcttttaataCCTGAAACTGCAATTAAAACTAACAAACAGTTGAAGTGTTTAACAAATCAAGATAAGGCTGACAAGGTGTTTGTGACTTCAGGCAAACTGTCACAACACAAACAAGAGATGGTACTGCGTAAACACATTATTTTGCATATTACAAAACAGTGTATTTACAGTTTTTGCTGCTGCAGGGTGTTGTCCACTTGAAAGCtggtgataaaataaataacccCTGGACTATGCCATTGTTTGGAGAACTGTTTCCTGAGCTATGTGGTCACATTTTACCCGAGACAGGGAACACAATTAAGATGCTATGAATCTAAATTAACCAGTTTAATGTGATGGATGCAAAATCATTAAACCAGCATTTATCAGCAAATTAATTTAGACCACggattattgtgtttgtgtctgaataTAAAAAGTATTAATGTGCTATATCTCAAAAAGGAACGCTTCCCCAAGGAGACAGCATAGAAATTACAATAATCACTCAATCAGAGGATACTGATAAAACAGTTTATTAAAACTGCAATATTTGCAGGCAGTCAGTTAATTTAGGCAAACTTAGCAAGGACAAAACAGTGCTTTTCTCTTTAATTAACAGATGTTACAGAAATCCACCAACaagacaggaaaaaagaaacatacagACATAAAATCATCGGTTATTTCAGGGgttggcaacctttactatcaaaagagacaCTTTGAactaaataaagtttaaaaatccATCTGAAGCTGCAAACTTGTGCCTTAAAGTGATGACAACACCGCCTATTTAATGTACATTAGCCCATAACCATTtgtaataggtctaaatgaacATTCATTACAACAAAGTAGCTATACTTCCTGATTATTTGGTGCTTAAACTTTGCAGCGTTAGCAGTGAAAGCAACCAAATCTGTCCACTCACTGTGAGGATTTGGAATTAGCTAGCCTCACTGAGGAGGCTCGAGCGTAGCCATTGCTATTGAGATTTGGCAGATTTAAGGAAAAGGCGCCAGGCCGTAGACGTATAACGCACATATGACGAGatgttaaagtatttttttattcagcatttaggctacacatttatacaaccggaaaatgtaagaatcacttcaGGGCCACAACAATGATAAATGCAAATTgcaatgaaatgttaaaaaagtaactgttattcgtttaaatgtaattttttgtcaaagccacagggagccacagTAGACGGGCTAAAGAGCGTAATGTGGCCCCTGAGCCgtaggttgcctacccctgagtTATTGAAATGTTCTTGCTCacataacaaacacaaaactgatGGAAAAAGGTGTCCAAACAAAcataactgtgacattataaatgaaaaaacaaatgcaaagacattaaattaaagtccataaatagaataaataacaGAATGGTGAAGTTTGACCCCAGTTCACAAATCCTGAAATTggcaatgaaataaaatagaataaaataaaataagataaaacaatacaaaacaggacaggataaaataaaatgaaatagaatagaacaagataaaataaaataaaatcctttgGTGCAGTCAGCGGGCCTTGGTCCAGTCCATAAAAACATGTATGTATAGGCCTTGATATAAATAGTCCATTCTCAGCAGCATGTTCATCGTAATGTTTTGCACAGAGCTGCCTCACTGGAACTTGTGTGAAAAGGATTCAGGATGCTTTTGGTTTCTGTCGACCTCCTCCTCTTTGCGAAAAAATCTGCCAAGAAAAGCAACACGAAAGAAGATGTTTACTCACTTAATATATTCATTATCACAAGCACGGGTTACATGATGGACTAATAGAGTTATTATGGATGTGTGAGACTTGCTCCTCACCTGTGATCCGTGCGTTGTTGCTGGGCTTGGCAGCCGGTTTGGAGCGCGTCCTCTTCCTCCGCACGGGCGTCACTTCAGCGGGACGCTTGCGTGTGTTGGAGATGCTGGAGCAGTTCTCCTGGTCGATCCCTGCGCCTTCCTCACGCTCGCTCAGCCTGTCCTCTTCCTCAGTGCGTGAAGGACACACATCGCCCTTGATCTGTGCGGACTCCTGGTACACAGCAGCAGCGCGGTCTGCGGGCATctcctcccactcccactgaAACCTGCCCGGCAGCGGCGTCTCTGCCTGGAAGTTGAAGTTCCAGCGGCGGCTGTCCTGCTCGGTGATCTCCTTCATCTTCAGCTTCAAGTCCCGGCGCAGCTGCTCGTGGTCCACCGGGCCAAACAGACTCCTGCACACCGACTCTTTGCGCCTGATGGGGTTCATCCTTCTGATGGTTGTGGTGGAGTCTGCTTCTGGTCTGAGTGGTCATCACATTGCTGCAGGACGATTTAAAGGCTGCAGGGCGCACGATGCTTTGTTTGTACACAATGAGCAGAggctgctgattggctgtagcTCTCTGAATTGGCGGATTAGGGGGGAGGCGAGATCCATTCATTGTGTGATGGAGACCAGTGAGACCATCAGTAAAAGGCTCAGGTTCCATTGGGACACTTTGTGTGATATTACTATAAAGTCCGTCTGTCCTACTTCTTTATTTGTGTGACTGCAAATATTCAGCAAGAGAAAAACAATCCCTAACAGCCTCAGTGTTGTTGTGAtaacactgctgtttgtgtacATTGTGTTTGTCTGAATGAGAGGACACTGAGATGCAGCAGCGCCATTTGGCCTCAGGGAGCAGTGATTAGTGGCCGTTACTGCCTGAAGGCCACAGAGACCACAGCCTGTGCCAAAATGAGATGGAAAGTAAATAGGCTAAGTGTCTGGTCTGAGGAGAAAAGCAGTTCAAATCAGGAGATGAGATTTAGTTTAAGTTAGATATAGGTCAGGACTACAGTAATTAAAAAGTCGTTGCTTTAATTGCTTTTTTACCAATTGAAAGAAGAGTTTTCCCCACAGATCACAGTGGTAAAAAGGCTCTTGTCTCTGCAGTTGCTTCAGAAACCCAAATCAATTATGCTACTATATGTTAATTACATTATAATTTCTACTTGATTAAAGTGATTTTGTAAACTTGTGCTGAGAATCTTGAGGAGGAGCAGCTTGTGTCATGTGTTGCAGTAAAATGCTCATGATGCAAAGTGCTACAGATTTCAGCAgtatttaaaatacagtttggttatttaaaaatgcattcattgattttaaatgtttcatatgATGTCATAATTTTTGGTCaatgtttaaagggatagttcggattttTTGAAATGGGTTTGTATGGCGTTCTTGTCCATAGACTCTATATACCCCCTGCAAACTGGAGTCCCATAGGCTGGGCAgtctactgctgtggaggggtcagcaacaaaacacattttagccacctaTATTTTTATCTATGAGGCAATATTGGGCAAACTTCCAGCCTACTGTtgcacccttctgtgtgtcagctctggtagttactGGCTACACTCCTCCAAGTGGTTGCTTTTCAATGTACCCTGGGTTTGAACAAATCTAGGGAGCACTGCATCCTCCTGCTCTGTGCCTTGGACATGGAgcaatcttcaaaaagatctaaagttcgaaacacttatatccatcgatgaatttaagggcaccataaagaatgtggtgacagagacgtgcttgtttttcttgagaggccactgtgtttgaatagttgttgttttgttgctgctaCAGACAGTTAGTTTGTGGTATTGTGTAACTTTGGttattcaccaaagtcacacaataacacaaactaactgatggaggcagcggtaaagcagcagctcctgtgttcagcgagctaaaatgactgtttttgtcaatgacgTCTGGTGGCTCTGACGAGACTCTTCAGGACGGCCCTGTTCTCACTcacacatttaaaggaaaaccATGATGACagttgatgaattaaagtcataggtGTTTTAAATCAGTAGTTATCAACCTAGGGGCCCCGACCCCATTTGGGGGAGCCAAAGCTTAATGGGGGGTTGTGAGGCcttattgatttttaatttaatttttaattttatatactttattaatccccgaggggaaattcaattttttcactctgtttgtcaattacacacaggtccgaacacacacatgcacaaactggacctatacatgcactaagtggagagatgtcagagtgggctgcccatgacaggcgctcagagcggttggggggttcggtgccttgctcaggagcacctcggcagtgcccaggaggtgaactggcacctctccagctaccagtccacgctccatattttggtccggacggggacttgaacaggcgttGGCAGCCGGTTTGGAGCGCGTTTGGAGACGTTAGAAAacgtaaaaaatatatatgtttaatAGGTTTAAGGTATAGGTTTATaagctgtctgtttcatttcactCAACAACTTATGGAGAAGGGGCGGGATTTAATAAGTTTATACTTCCTCCCACTTGGAATATGTAAATCTAAGTTACTATTGACAACTGCTTTACATTATACTTTTcattatttgtaaatattactgtctttctgtttgcttgttttatttgtgaatgaatCCCATAGATTTGTGTTTTCAAGATGTCTTATGTGGTTATCTCGGGTGGAGTTCTGTTTGTCCCATAGGGCCGCCCTGGGGTGGGGTGTAACAGGCCCTCAAAGGAAAAAGGTCGGGAACCaattttttaaagggttaattcagTGCATCCTTGTAGTTTTtctctacctcttgagcaaaagcaaatgcatcAGCCCTttatctctgttttctctggtcatgtaggaCAAATTCtgaaagtatttgtgtcttccTACTGCATGGACAGCACAGTTTGATAGATAGACcacctatgacttcaattcctCAAGAACTTCCtccattttttgatttttttgttcacTGGGGgaagaaaaccaaaaaaaaaagaaaaacaaagtttccctcatgaattcaacataacacgggGTAAGTAACTGATGTACAAGAAATCATTTTGGGGGTTTACGTATCCCTTTGAACACATTCACAATTTGCTGGCGACTGAGCAGCCCCACTGGAGACGTTGGAGGTTATGGGCCTTGCACCAGGGCACTTTAATGGTGTTGTGAGGGAGGGGGCGTTCATTTTTACCCACCTTCATTTTGCTGAATAGTCTGTTGACCTTCAAGCCCCCTTCTCCAAGCTTTAAGCCACCGCTGACTAAATTCACACCTTCACAGGGCCCTTTAACGCCAGAAATGCAAATAGTGTGAATACATGGTCGGCATATTGAGCCGAAACCCTAATAAACTATCGCCTCTCGTATTCTCTGTTTTATTGTGACGGCTGAGAGAGGAAATTCAGCTTTACATAGAGCCACTTAAACCAGCACATTATGATAGAGCACAATACTAATCTGGAATTCATCTGACAGTTATTTTGATATATATTACACATTTGTCTCCATTCAGTTTGTATTAAATATTGCAGAGCTGCCACATTGACAGAGTGAGAATCAATGCTGAAGCTCATAGGAGAAATTACACTTTTTATGTGAGTCTATTTTCTGCTGTGCTATTTTGAAATTTGGACTTGTAATTCTGTGGCTGTTCGCGAACGTGCCAAAAAAATATGcagaaaatgaacacaaagtTGTCCGCTCTAACAATAAAGTGTTTAAGTGTTTCATTAGGGCAGCAGGTGTACATGGTGCGGATGGGATCAATTTGCAGTGGCTGGCTGACCAACATGCAAAGTAGTGGTGCAGTCATGCCAGGGGTTGGCCGGAGGGAGAGCCCCACCTTTGATAGCCCAGGTAGTTCACCTGCGGGCTGTGAAGGAAAAGCCCTCAGGTGTGGTTCAGCTAGAGGAGAGGAACTTTTGTTTGAGCCATGCAGGAGAGACAAGGCACTCCACTGGTGAGTATGGAGAGTGAAGCAGCAGCATGTTTTTCTGTTCATCATTGCAGGGGTCGTCTACATTAATTCTGGTAAATTAGAAAATGTAATGTGCAGGATGACCAATGTTTTTACATAAAGCAGTAAAGTAATGTGGTAGTTAaatagatgggtaggttacagaggaggaagtgggtatactcttaTATATTCCATTGGCTTTTCGGCTGATGGATGGTGTTGGATATACTCTGTATACCTGCCTTTAGTTTCCAATACACCACTGACGCAGTGTGTCTGTTAATTAATAATACACAGGTTCACGTCTTCATTGTATGTCAAAGGTGAAAAAGCAATACATTCAATGATTTATGTGTTGTATAATGGAGAATTTCACAACTGGGGGCTGTTATTGCACAGCTGAAGAGTTTGACTTGAAGGTAAAGCAGAAGTTGTTGGTTTGGTCTTTGCCTCACCTGAAGAGAAGTGCTCACGTATACAGTATTTCTGCACAGGTATAACACACGTAGACacatattttaatacatttctcCTCTGACCCAATTGGGGATGTGCGCGcttagtcgactagtcgattcAAAGTTCCTTACTAGTTGGaaccaaaacactagttggtcATATTCATAATTGACTTTATTCGCTAGCTTTTATTTAGTGAATTCTTGTCATGATTCGTTGTAAAGTTTTCCACAATTTCGCAATTGTAGCGCAATTTTCATAATGCACAGCGCTACAGATTTCAGTGGTATTCAAAATATGATTTGAACAAAGAACATGAGCATTTTTCACTGACATCCTGGCATGTAGTGTCACACTTTTATACACAATCTATTATTGGACGGCTTTGACGAAAGCATAGATGGTGACCCAAAACCGTTAACAGCTTCCCCGTCGGAACAGGCTGTCAGAAGGAGAGGGAAAGCGgtaaaaatactctaaatatgTCAGAAACTTCAagcaatatgttttttttttttataaggtggaactttttttttaggttgttaaaatatttttagcTGCTGACTCCCATCCACAGGATtatattgcttagcttccgtgtcgTACTCCAGcct from Epinephelus moara isolate mb chromosome 1, YSFRI_EMoa_1.0, whole genome shotgun sequence harbors:
- the cdkn1ca gene encoding cyclin-dependent kinase inhibitor 1Ca; translated protein: MNPIRRKESVCRSLFGPVDHEQLRRDLKLKMKEITEQDSRRWNFNFQAETPLPGRFQWEWEEMPADRAAAVYQESAQIKGDVCPSRTEEEDRLSEREEGAGIDQENCSSISNTRKRPAEVTPVRRKRTRSKPAAKPSNNARITDFFAKRRRSTETKSILNPFHTSSSEAALCKTLR